The proteins below are encoded in one region of Candidatus Saccharimonadales bacterium:
- a CDS encoding tRNA-dihydrouridine synthase: MSIWQQLPRPFFILAPMDDVTDTVFRRLIAETAAPDLFFTEFANADGLQSPGRKAVEKKLQFTSSEQPLIAQIWGKKPESYFQTARELAERGFAGIDLNMGCPVRAVVKNGCCSALIDDRVLAAELIAATKEGAGELPVSVKTRLGFKRVQTEDWCGWLLEQGIAALTVHGRIAVEQSKYPAQWDEIAKVVKLRDEMDRETPIIGNGDVTSRTYGEELVRQTGVDGIMIGRGIFRDPWVFAPTPVSPTPVERIDLLLRHLELWEETWGEMKPFEVMKKFFKIYISDWEGAAKIRAHLMELTTLDEVVVYLQSMRQQLI; encoded by the coding sequence AGCCGCACCAGACCTATTTTTTACTGAGTTTGCCAATGCTGACGGTCTGCAGAGCCCGGGTCGCAAGGCGGTAGAGAAGAAGCTACAGTTTACTTCCAGTGAACAGCCATTGATTGCTCAGATCTGGGGCAAGAAGCCGGAGAGCTACTTCCAAACTGCTCGGGAGCTGGCCGAACGTGGTTTTGCCGGCATCGACCTCAACATGGGCTGCCCGGTGCGAGCTGTGGTGAAGAACGGTTGCTGCTCGGCCCTGATCGATGACCGAGTACTAGCGGCTGAACTGATTGCCGCTACCAAGGAGGGAGCTGGAGAGCTGCCGGTAAGTGTGAAGACTCGTCTTGGTTTTAAGCGGGTCCAGACTGAAGATTGGTGTGGCTGGCTGCTGGAGCAGGGTATCGCTGCTTTAACCGTACACGGTCGCATCGCTGTCGAGCAGTCGAAGTATCCAGCTCAGTGGGATGAGATAGCTAAAGTCGTGAAGCTACGAGATGAAATGGACCGGGAGACACCGATTATCGGCAACGGCGATGTGACTTCACGCACTTACGGCGAGGAGCTGGTTCGCCAAACTGGAGTCGATGGCATCATGATCGGTCGCGGTATCTTCCGTGATCCATGGGTGTTTGCACCAACTCCCGTATCGCCGACACCGGTCGAACGCATTGATCTGCTTTTGCGTCACCTCGAGCTGTGGGAAGAAACCTGGGGAGAGATGAAACCGTTCGAAGTCATGAAGAAGTTCTTCAAAATCTATATCTCTGACTGGGAGGGCGCAGCTAAGATTCGAGCACATCTTATGGAGCTGACCACTCTGGATGAAGTAGTGGTGTATCTACAGAGCATGCGGCAACAGCTTATTTAG
- a CDS encoding septum formation initiator family protein, with product MKKWLAKFKFSPRQAVMVGVLVLLGYVAFSTLNVIARNYQLQQRMDELAAENEILELENRQLEYELAYYQTDAFTELEARAKLELQAPGEKVVIFPDRIPEPAGPPQPEPEPTFTQTLADNVREWLYFLFRIET from the coding sequence ATGAAGAAATGGCTAGCTAAGTTCAAGTTCTCCCCTCGTCAGGCTGTAATGGTCGGTGTGTTGGTGCTACTAGGCTACGTAGCCTTCTCTACCTTGAATGTCATCGCCCGCAACTACCAGCTGCAGCAGCGCATGGATGAGTTAGCAGCGGAGAATGAGATTCTAGAGCTAGAGAACCGACAACTCGAGTATGAGTTAGCCTACTACCAGACTGATGCCTTTACCGAACTGGAAGCTCGAGCAAAGTTGGAGTTGCAGGCACCGGGGGAAAAGGTAGTGATATTTCCAGATCGTATTCCTGAGCCGGCCGGCCCGCCCCAACCGGAGCCAGAGCCGACCTTCACCCAGACGTTAGCCGATAACGTTCGGGAGTGGCTGTATTTTCTGTTTCGGATAGAGACTTAA